A genomic region of Runella rosea contains the following coding sequences:
- a CDS encoding amidohydrolase family protein, protein MLIIDCHCHAGEGDGLTGPWDTRASLKKFMQWSAEAGIQKTVLFAAFHTDYTKANAQTAQIVGRYPARFYGFAFVHAERDRGRIHSMVQTAVEEYGFCGIKVHRHDARISREICIAARAFNIPVLYDPTGETSTIELIATEYRDVNFIIPHLSSFADDWRAQLAFLDLLARHPNVYTDTSGVRRFDLLEMAYQRAGASKILFGTDGPWLHPAVEIAKIYALKAPLEDLQLMLGENFLKLTSKVKTKQSTY, encoded by the coding sequence ATGCTTATCATTGATTGCCACTGTCACGCCGGAGAAGGCGACGGGCTTACGGGCCCTTGGGATACACGAGCTTCGTTGAAAAAATTCATGCAATGGTCGGCCGAAGCAGGAATTCAAAAAACGGTTTTGTTTGCCGCTTTTCACACCGATTATACCAAGGCCAATGCCCAAACCGCCCAAATCGTCGGTCGCTATCCAGCACGTTTCTATGGATTTGCGTTTGTTCATGCCGAGCGCGACCGGGGTAGAATTCATTCTATGGTGCAAACGGCCGTCGAAGAGTATGGCTTTTGCGGCATCAAGGTGCATCGCCACGACGCCCGCATCTCGCGTGAAATATGCATCGCCGCCAGGGCATTCAACATTCCCGTTTTGTACGACCCCACTGGCGAAACTTCGACTATTGAACTCATCGCAACTGAGTACCGGGACGTCAACTTTATTATTCCCCATTTGAGCAGTTTTGCCGATGATTGGCGAGCGCAGTTAGCTTTTCTGGACCTTTTGGCCCGGCACCCGAATGTGTACACCGACACATCTGGCGTACGACGTTTTGATTTGTTGGAAATGGCCTATCAACGAGCGGGTGCAAGCAAGATTTTATTCGGAACCGATGGGCCGTGGCTGCATCCTGCCGTTGAAATCGCAAAAATCTATGCTCTGAAAGCGCCACTAGAAGACCTTCAGCTCATGCTGGGAGAGAATTTTCTAAAATTAACTTCTAAAGTTAAGACAAAACAATCTACCTATTGA
- a CDS encoding DUF3857 domain-containing protein has protein sequence MILKKRILAVLLLLGDVSLQAQNYAVSLVPAELREKAHSVVRFYQTEFNVKDAGQATTKITGAVTVLDEKGATQAAIVIPYNKFTRVNDIEAQLFDAKGEKIKRLKRSEIENYSTSSGDNSIEDSFVKIALLRHISYPYTVAFSYEYTTRNMMFYPTWEAILNNEEGTSVEKSSFVVSMPKGLKLRYLEQNMQAKANVTTQEERMVYTWEVNNLKAIEAEPYAAELSRLLPCVYTGPTEFAVDDYRGNLSSWADLGKFYGELNKERYTLPAQTVSMLKEKVKTLKSTPEKIRFIYEYLQGSTRYVSIQLGIGGWQSMKAEEVAAKGYGDCKALTTYMKAMLHEVGINSYLALVRAGADESDILVDFPSFQFNHVFLCVPTEKDTVWLECTDQHNPYGYLGSFTEDRHVVLVTEEGGRLVKTPVYKASENQQYRTASVKINENAEGVVEMTTLYTGLQQEEHSGALHALNAEDQKRRLLQSITLPTVEIQKFSFKEEPTLLPSVEEKVQLFARNVGNKSGTRMFITPNLLNQTRTVPSANPARKYDFQIISNYTDTDSICFEVPKGYTFEYLPEPVKIVSKFGHYEATVSLDGERIVYLRRMTMYKGNYAAAEFNAWVDFRKKVVKADKNQLVLVAKP, from the coding sequence ATGATACTTAAAAAAAGGATATTAGCGGTTTTGCTGCTTCTTGGGGACGTTTCACTGCAAGCCCAAAATTATGCGGTGTCTTTGGTGCCTGCCGAATTGAGGGAAAAAGCGCACAGTGTAGTTCGGTTTTATCAAACGGAATTCAATGTAAAAGATGCGGGTCAGGCTACCACCAAAATTACGGGAGCTGTGACCGTTTTGGATGAAAAAGGGGCTACTCAGGCCGCAATCGTCATTCCTTACAATAAGTTTACGCGGGTCAATGACATCGAAGCTCAGCTTTTTGATGCAAAAGGAGAGAAAATAAAGCGTCTGAAACGTAGTGAAATAGAAAATTACAGCACAAGTTCAGGGGATAACTCGATTGAGGATAGCTTTGTCAAAATAGCCCTTTTAAGACACATATCTTATCCCTACACGGTGGCGTTTTCGTACGAATATACCACCCGAAACATGATGTTTTATCCCACATGGGAGGCAATCCTGAACAATGAGGAGGGCACTTCGGTGGAGAAAAGTAGTTTTGTTGTTTCTATGCCCAAAGGGTTGAAATTGAGGTATTTGGAGCAAAATATGCAAGCCAAAGCCAATGTGACAACGCAGGAAGAACGAATGGTTTATACCTGGGAAGTTAACAACCTGAAAGCGATAGAGGCAGAACCTTACGCCGCCGAGCTGAGTCGATTGCTTCCCTGTGTTTATACAGGACCTACCGAATTTGCCGTGGATGATTATCGAGGTAACCTTTCCTCTTGGGCTGACCTAGGGAAATTTTACGGAGAACTTAACAAAGAGCGTTATACGCTGCCTGCCCAAACGGTCAGTATGCTAAAAGAAAAGGTAAAAACCCTAAAATCCACTCCCGAAAAGATACGATTCATTTATGAATATTTACAAGGAAGTACCCGTTATGTGAGTATTCAGCTAGGAATCGGGGGGTGGCAGTCAATGAAAGCAGAGGAGGTAGCCGCCAAAGGGTACGGAGATTGCAAAGCATTGACTACGTACATGAAAGCCATGTTGCATGAAGTCGGCATAAATTCTTATTTGGCATTGGTACGGGCAGGTGCAGACGAATCTGATATATTAGTTGACTTCCCTTCGTTTCAATTTAATCACGTTTTTTTGTGTGTACCTACTGAAAAAGACACCGTGTGGCTCGAATGCACCGATCAGCATAATCCTTATGGGTATTTGGGTAGTTTTACGGAAGATCGTCATGTGGTTTTGGTGACCGAAGAGGGCGGGCGTTTGGTTAAGACCCCTGTTTATAAAGCATCCGAAAATCAGCAATACCGAACAGCTTCAGTTAAAATAAATGAAAATGCGGAAGGGGTGGTAGAGATGACTACTTTATACACTGGATTGCAGCAGGAGGAACATTCGGGGGCCCTACACGCACTGAATGCTGAAGACCAAAAAAGAAGACTACTCCAGAGCATCACGTTACCCACCGTTGAAATACAAAAATTCAGTTTTAAAGAAGAACCGACACTTTTGCCTTCGGTGGAGGAAAAAGTGCAGCTTTTTGCCAGAAATGTAGGTAATAAAAGCGGAACCCGAATGTTTATTACGCCCAATTTGCTCAATCAGACCCGAACGGTTCCGTCGGCAAACCCTGCAAGGAAATATGATTTTCAGATAATTAGCAATTACACCGACACAGATAGTATATGCTTTGAAGTACCCAAAGGCTATACGTTTGAGTATCTCCCCGAACCTGTAAAAATCGTATCCAAATTTGGACACTATGAAGCTACAGTTTCCTTGGATGGAGAACGGATAGTTTACCTTCGTCGTATGACGATGTATAAAGGAAACTATGCAGCGGCTGAATTTAATGCATGGGTGGATTTTCGAAAGAAAGTGGTAAAAGCCGATAAAAATCAACTTGTTTTGGTTGCAAAACCTTAA
- a CDS encoding dipeptidase: MYTRALNEWKEFVRIPSVSSGSAHRSHLFDCADWLVKHLQKMGMQRVVQLTTGVAPPVVYAEELIDTAKPTLLIYGHYDVQPPDPLNEWETPPFAPTVRGDYLYGRGVSDDKGQLFLHLKAVESLMAEHRLPINIKCLFEGEEEIGSQHLSNVLGTHQALFKADCAVVSDMRMLDLHQPALTYGLRGNIHAELLVTRHGTDLHSGVYGGIASNPIHGLAHIIAKLHTSKGQIALPSFYDDVFKISAAERTYMRKNGPSNAQLRQEIQMADGIGEECYTAYERLTIRPSLTVTGISGGYEGEGSKGVIPRQARAKLNFRLVPHQDSNQVAQSLSRYVAQQCPSGLRVEVSVTAQSNAYQVNPDERVFQAASSACQSVFGRKPVLLRSGGSIPIVSTLAGQLRLPVVMMGFASPFDNLHAPNERFYIPNFFRGVETSKQFIRNLEFMHHAYH, from the coding sequence ATGTACACTCGCGCGCTCAACGAATGGAAAGAATTTGTTCGAATTCCAAGCGTGAGTTCGGGTTCTGCTCACCGTTCTCATCTGTTTGATTGCGCCGATTGGCTGGTTAAACATCTCCAAAAGATGGGAATGCAACGGGTAGTACAACTCACTACTGGGGTAGCGCCACCCGTCGTATATGCCGAAGAGTTGATTGATACGGCCAAACCTACCTTATTGATTTATGGGCATTATGATGTACAACCCCCCGACCCACTCAACGAATGGGAAACACCCCCTTTTGCGCCTACCGTTCGGGGGGATTATCTTTACGGGAGGGGCGTTTCTGACGATAAAGGTCAACTGTTTTTACACCTTAAAGCCGTGGAAAGCCTCATGGCCGAACATCGCCTTCCCATCAATATCAAGTGTTTATTTGAAGGGGAAGAAGAAATCGGAAGCCAACATTTAAGCAATGTTTTAGGCACACACCAAGCTTTGTTTAAAGCTGATTGCGCCGTGGTGTCAGACATGCGTATGCTGGACCTGCACCAACCCGCCCTGACCTACGGCCTGCGGGGCAATATTCATGCTGAGTTGTTGGTAACACGGCATGGTACAGATCTGCATTCGGGCGTATATGGTGGAATTGCATCAAACCCAATCCACGGTTTAGCGCATATCATTGCAAAGTTACATACCTCCAAAGGACAAATAGCATTACCAAGCTTTTATGATGACGTATTCAAAATCTCGGCCGCAGAACGTACATATATGAGAAAAAATGGCCCTTCAAATGCCCAACTAAGGCAGGAGATACAAATGGCGGATGGCATAGGAGAAGAATGTTACACCGCCTACGAGCGACTTACCATTCGGCCTTCTCTCACCGTAACGGGTATTTCGGGGGGATACGAAGGAGAAGGCAGCAAAGGCGTGATTCCTCGGCAGGCCCGGGCAAAACTAAATTTTAGGTTGGTTCCTCATCAGGATTCTAACCAGGTAGCCCAATCTTTATCGCGGTATGTTGCTCAACAATGCCCATCTGGGCTACGCGTGGAAGTCTCCGTTACGGCCCAAAGCAACGCCTACCAAGTGAATCCCGACGAACGTGTTTTTCAGGCAGCGTCCTCCGCCTGTCAAAGTGTATTCGGTCGCAAACCTGTATTGCTGCGCTCAGGAGGCAGCATTCCCATCGTCAGCACTTTGGCGGGGCAATTACGACTCCCCGTGGTCATGATGGGTTTTGCTTCTCCATTCGACAACCTGCACGCGCCTAACGAAAGATTTTATATTCCCAATTTCTTTCGTGGGGTAGAAACCTCCAAACAGTTTATCAGAAACCTTGAATTCATGCACCATGCTTATCATTGA
- a CDS encoding Gfo/Idh/MocA family protein — MFSRRDFLIQAALGGAASLISPNTLFSATRPKKDKLGVVLVGLGYYSTDLLAPALQLTKNCQLVGIVTGTPSKAETWKKKYNLADKNIYNYQNFDQIANNPDIDIVYVVLPPSMHREFVVRAAKAGKQVFCEKPMAPSVADCEAMIKACADNKVKLAIGYRCQHDPNTQAYQKFAKESTFGKVRMVTCGAGYFDARTTHWKQNKALGGGVMGDMGVYALQGARLATGEEPISVTAQFHTTRPDIYKEVEETATFQLEFPSGALAACHTSFGINMNYLQANCEKGWFKMEPFSSYTGNKGSSPLGPINFPLENQQARQLDEDAEALMKGTALIAPGEEGLRDIRVVEAIYKSVAAGGKMIKI; from the coding sequence ATGTTCTCTCGTCGCGACTTTCTCATTCAGGCTGCTTTGGGCGGTGCTGCTTCGCTTATATCTCCCAATACGTTGTTTTCGGCTACGCGCCCCAAAAAAGATAAATTGGGGGTGGTATTGGTAGGGTTGGGCTACTACAGCACCGATTTGTTGGCCCCTGCTTTGCAATTGACCAAGAATTGCCAGTTGGTAGGAATTGTGACGGGTACGCCTTCAAAAGCTGAAACCTGGAAAAAGAAATATAATCTCGCCGATAAAAATATTTATAATTACCAAAATTTCGACCAAATCGCCAACAATCCCGACATCGACATCGTCTATGTGGTGTTGCCGCCCAGTATGCACCGCGAATTTGTGGTGCGGGCTGCCAAAGCGGGCAAGCAGGTGTTTTGCGAAAAACCCATGGCACCGAGCGTGGCGGATTGTGAAGCCATGATCAAGGCTTGTGCAGATAACAAGGTAAAATTGGCGATTGGGTATCGTTGTCAGCATGACCCCAATACGCAAGCGTATCAGAAATTTGCCAAAGAGAGTACCTTCGGAAAAGTCCGCATGGTGACCTGCGGTGCAGGATATTTTGACGCCCGCACTACCCACTGGAAACAAAACAAAGCCCTCGGGGGCGGTGTCATGGGCGACATGGGCGTGTATGCTCTTCAGGGAGCGCGCTTGGCCACGGGCGAAGAGCCGATTTCGGTCACGGCGCAGTTTCATACTACACGCCCCGATATTTACAAAGAAGTGGAAGAAACGGCTACGTTCCAGTTGGAATTTCCGAGCGGTGCATTGGCGGCCTGTCATACCAGTTTTGGCATCAACATGAATTATTTACAAGCCAATTGCGAAAAAGGTTGGTTTAAAATGGAGCCGTTTTCGAGCTACACCGGAAACAAAGGAAGTAGCCCACTGGGGCCAATCAATTTCCCCCTCGAAAATCAGCAGGCCCGACAACTCGACGAAGATGCCGAAGCCCTCATGAAAGGTACTGCGCTGATTGCCCCTGGCGAAGAAGGTCTGCGCGACATTCGCGTGGTAGAAGCTATTTACAAATCCGTAGCCGCTGGCGGGAAGATGATTAAAATTTAA